In Mycolicibacterium nivoides, the DNA window CGCTCGATGCCTATGTGCGGCATTTCGACGTGGTGATCCCTTCGGACGCAGTGGCGCACATCGATGCCGACCTGGGCGGGGCAGCGCTGCAGATGATGTGCCGCAACATGAGCGCCGAGATCATGCCCGCGTCCGAATGCCTGGACTGACCGGAGGCCTATCCTGGCGAGGGTGGATGCCCCCGAACTCGTCGCCCTACTTCAGGGCCGCCGTCTTGCGGTGCTGACCGGGGCCGGGATGTCGACCGATTCCGGCATCCCCGACTACCGCGGCCCGGATTCCCCGCCGAGCAATCCGATGACGATCCGGCAGTTCACCTCCGATCCGGTGTTCCGTCAGCGGTACTGGGCCCGCAATCACGTCGGCTGGCGCCACATGGACGAAACCCTGCCCAACGCCGGGCACCGTGCCCTGGCCGCGCTGGAATCCACCGGCGTGGTGAGCGGACTGATCACCCAGAACGTGGACCTGCTGCACAGCAAGGCCGGCAGCCGGTCGGTGGTCAACCTGCACGGCACCTACGCACAGGTGATCTGCCTGGATTGCGGCGCGACCATGGGCCGTGACGAGTTGGCCGCGCTGCTGGAGGCGGCCAATCCCGGCTTCATCGAACGCGCCGAGTCGGTCGGCGGCATCGCAGTGGCACCCGACGCCGACGCCG includes these proteins:
- a CDS encoding NAD-dependent protein deacetylase, with product MDAPELVALLQGRRLAVLTGAGMSTDSGIPDYRGPDSPPSNPMTIRQFTSDPVFRQRYWARNHVGWRHMDETLPNAGHRALAALESTGVVSGLITQNVDLLHSKAGSRSVVNLHGTYAQVICLDCGATMGRDELAALLEAANPGFIERAESVGGIAVAPDADAVISETGSFVIVDCPVCGGMLKPDIVYFGENVPKDRVEQAYSMVEDAEALLVAGSSLTVYSGYRFVRHAAARNIPVGIINRGPTRGDDQATVKVEAGCSEMLTLLAGELRRTCTASPG